A part of Acidimicrobiales bacterium genomic DNA contains:
- a CDS encoding aspartyl/asparaginyl beta-hydroxylase domain-containing protein, with amino-acid sequence MRERATELLINVGFRFIQVLEKLIARYSLVGNSPFLPTGQFGWIPALEAEWETIRSELDQVMRYRDDLPNFQDIQSDQATLTDDDRWKTYFFYGYGFKSDRNTSRCPATTAAIERIPGMTTAFFSILSPHKHIDEHRGPYKGVLRYHLALAVPEPASACGIKVGGEVAHWQEGRSLVFDDTYQHEAWNDTDGYRTILFVDIVRPLPWPVAALNWLVIKGIAFSPYIRDSKDNELAWERRFEERRKARA; translated from the coding sequence GTGCGCGAGCGCGCCACCGAGTTGCTCATCAACGTCGGATTCCGCTTCATCCAGGTGCTCGAAAAGCTCATCGCCCGCTACTCGCTGGTGGGCAACTCGCCGTTCCTCCCGACCGGGCAGTTCGGCTGGATCCCCGCCCTCGAGGCCGAGTGGGAGACGATCCGGTCCGAGCTCGACCAGGTCATGCGGTACCGGGACGACCTCCCCAACTTCCAGGACATCCAGTCCGACCAGGCGACGCTCACCGACGACGACCGCTGGAAGACGTACTTCTTCTATGGCTACGGCTTCAAGTCGGATCGAAACACCTCTCGCTGCCCGGCCACCACGGCCGCCATCGAGCGCATTCCCGGCATGACGACGGCCTTCTTCTCCATCCTCTCGCCCCACAAGCACATCGACGAGCACCGGGGCCCCTACAAGGGCGTGCTGCGCTACCACCTGGCCCTGGCGGTCCCCGAGCCGGCGTCGGCGTGCGGCATCAAGGTGGGGGGCGAGGTCGCCCACTGGCAGGAGGGCAGGAGCCTGGTCTTCGACGACACCTACCAGCACGAGGCGTGGAACGACACCGACGGCTACCGCACGATCCTGTTCGTCGACATCGTCCGGCCGCTCCCGTGGCCGGTCGCCGCCCTCAACTGGCTGGTGATCAAGGGCATCGCCTTCTCGCCGTACATCCGCGACTCGAAGGACAACGAGCTCGCCTGGGAGCGCCGGTTCGAAGAGCGCAGGAAGGCCAGGGCGTGA